A region of Lacinutrix sp. Hel_I_90 DNA encodes the following proteins:
- a CDS encoding cytochrome c oxidase subunit II, with product MTALLSIIVLVFILVAIWQMVKIFDLTQGKTAESNNQVANDQDNKINGYLMLGFLIFIYVITILCFVMFGDFPLMSNSASEHGPGIDNLMIISMIVIFFVQTVTQFLLHYFAFKYRGEKGKKALFYADNNKLEAIWTIIPVIVLAGLIIQGLFTWTTIMNVSTENDPLVVELYAQQFNWKARYGGEDNTLGEANVRLIDINRANILGLNESDPNAQDDVITTELHLPVGRPVLFKMRSQDVLHSAYMPHFRAQMNCVPGMITQFGFTPTVTTFDMRETPEMLDKVQNINDIRIEKSKALVAKGEEGLERYEFDYLLLCNKICGKSHYNMQMKIIVETQEEYDAWMKTQKVFKDSLIEDEPVMDETASDDAIKNENELANEETGLANDTVSEDEAASN from the coding sequence ATGACGGCTTTATTATCAATTATAGTTTTAGTATTCATATTAGTTGCCATATGGCAAATGGTAAAGATATTCGATTTAACGCAAGGCAAAACAGCTGAGAGTAATAATCAAGTAGCAAACGACCAAGACAACAAGATTAATGGTTATTTAATGTTAGGTTTTTTAATCTTCATTTATGTCATTACAATCCTGTGTTTTGTTATGTTCGGCGATTTTCCTTTAATGTCTAATTCAGCTTCAGAACATGGACCAGGAATAGATAATTTAATGATTATCTCAATGATTGTTATTTTCTTTGTTCAGACGGTAACACAATTTCTATTGCATTACTTCGCTTTTAAGTACAGAGGAGAGAAAGGTAAAAAAGCCTTGTTCTATGCAGATAATAACAAATTAGAAGCCATCTGGACCATCATTCCAGTGATTGTATTAGCGGGATTAATTATTCAAGGGTTATTTACCTGGACGACGATTATGAACGTAAGTACAGAAAATGATCCATTAGTTGTAGAATTATATGCACAGCAATTCAACTGGAAAGCGAGATATGGAGGGGAAGATAATACCCTAGGAGAAGCAAACGTTAGATTAATCGATATTAATCGCGCAAACATTTTAGGTTTAAATGAATCTGATCCTAATGCACAGGACGATGTGATTACTACAGAATTACATTTACCTGTTGGGCGTCCAGTATTATTTAAAATGCGTTCACAAGATGTATTGCACTCGGCATACATGCCACACTTTAGAGCACAAATGAACTGTGTTCCGGGTATGATTACGCAATTTGGTTTTACGCCTACTGTAACCACTTTCGATATGCGTGAAACACCTGAAATGCTTGACAAAGTTCAAAATATTAATGACATAAGAATAGAAAAGAGTAAAGCTTTAGTCGCCAAAGGAGAAGAAGGTTTAGAGCGTTACGAATTTGATTACTTATTATTATGTAATAAGATTTGTGGTAAATCACACTACAACATGCAAATGAAGATCATCGTGGAAACACAGGAAGAATATGATGCTTGGATGAAAACACAGAAAGTGTTTAAAGATTCGTTAATCGAGGATGAACCAGTGATGGATGAAACAGCTAGTGATGATGCGATTAAAAATGAAAACGAATTGGCTAATGAAGAAACGGGTTTAGCTAATGATACAGTTAGCGAGGACGAGGCCGCATCCAATTAA
- a CDS encoding DUF3341 domain-containing protein: MEASKVIHAIYNDDDVLMAAVKKVKAERFHIEEIYTPFPVHGLDKAMGLAPTRIAIASFMYGCVGLAVAVLMMDFIMIEDWPQNIGGKPSFSYLENMPAFVPIMFELTVFFAAHLMVITFYLRSRMWPFKKAENPDPRTTDDHFLMEISIHGNEKELHDLLSQTGAVEINVVDNTH, encoded by the coding sequence ATGGAAGCTTCAAAAGTAATTCACGCTATTTATAACGATGATGATGTCTTAATGGCTGCCGTTAAAAAGGTAAAAGCTGAAAGATTTCACATTGAAGAAATATATACACCATTTCCAGTTCACGGACTAGATAAGGCAATGGGATTAGCGCCAACACGTATTGCAATCGCATCATTTATGTATGGTTGTGTAGGTTTAGCTGTAGCCGTTTTAATGATGGATTTCATTATGATTGAAGACTGGCCGCAAAACATTGGTGGTAAACCAAGTTTTAGCTATTTAGAAAACATGCCAGCCTTTGTGCCTATCATGTTTGAACTAACGGTGTTTTTTGCAGCCCACTTAATGGTAATCACGTTTTACTTACGCAGTAGAATGTGGCCCTTTAAAAAAGCTGAAAATCCAGATCCAAGAACAACAGATGATCATTTTTTAATGGAAATCTCAATTCATGGAAACGAAAAAGAATTGCACGATTTATTGTCACAAACTGGTGCAGTGGAAATAAACGTAGTAGATAATACCCATTAA
- a CDS encoding cytochrome c, whose protein sequence is MKSIFNITILAVVLISFASCKKDSRPNYEYMPNMYKSVAYEAYQEVEFLPNDMEAKLPAEGAIPRGYTPFDIANTTEGYNEAKEALKSTLDSTQVDYERGGPLYTIYCAICHGNKGKGQGKLVQREKILGVPGYDDAGRAITEGSVYHTIYYGKNAMGSYANQLSEEERWQVVAYVMKLKAELEK, encoded by the coding sequence ATGAAAAGTATTTTTAACATAACAATATTAGCTGTAGTACTTATCTCTTTTGCATCTTGTAAAAAAGATTCAAGACCTAATTACGAATACATGCCTAACATGTACAAGTCTGTGGCTTATGAGGCTTATCAAGAAGTTGAATTTTTGCCAAATGATATGGAAGCTAAACTACCTGCTGAAGGCGCGATACCTAGAGGTTACACACCTTTTGATATTGCAAATACCACAGAAGGCTATAATGAAGCTAAAGAAGCATTGAAGAGCACCTTAGATTCTACTCAAGTAGATTATGAAAGAGGCGGACCATTATATACCATCTATTGTGCAATATGTCATGGTAATAAAGGTAAAGGTCAAGGTAAATTAGTGCAAAGAGAAAAAATACTTGGTGTGCCAGGTTATGATGATGCTGGTCGTGCGATTACAGAAGGGTCAGTGTATCATACTATTTATTATGGTAAGAACGCTATGGGGTCATACGCAAATCAACTAAGTGAAGAAGAACGTTGGCAGGTAGTTGCTTATGTGATGAAGTTGAAAGCAGAGTTAGAAAAATAA
- a CDS encoding cbb3-type cytochrome c oxidase subunit I: MSAHVEAHANDDHGHHHKETFVTKYIFSQDHKMIAKQYLITGTIMGVVGVMMSLMMRMQIAWPEQPNVIFQALLGKWAPEGVMDADIYLALVTIHGTIMVFFVLTAGLSGTFSNLLIPLQIGARDMASGFLNMISYWLFFISSVIMVLSFFVEAGPAAAGWTIYPPLSALPMAQGGSGAGMTMWLASMAIFIASSLLGSLNYIVTVINLRTKGMSMTRLPLTIWAFFVTAIIGVISFPVLLSAALLLIMDRSFGTSFFLSDIFIQGDVLHYQGGSPVLFEHLFWFLGHPEVYIVLLPALGITSEIIATNSRKPIFGYRAMIASILAIAFLSTIVWGHHMFISGMNPFLGSVFTFTTLLIAIPSAVKAFNYITTLWKGNLQMNPAMLFSIGLVSTFITGGLTGIILGDSALDINVHDTYFVVAHFHLVMGISALYGMFAGIYHWFPKMFGRMLNKNLGYVHFWVTAVCAYGVFFPMHFIGMAGLPRRYYTNSNFPLFDDLQDVNVVITIFALIGGAFQIVFLYNFFSSIFFGKKAVQNPWRSNTLEWTTPVEHIHGNWPGEIPHVHRWAYDYSKPGHDEDFVSQIVPLKEGEEELQH, from the coding sequence ATGTCAGCACACGTAGAAGCACATGCAAACGACGATCATGGTCACCATCATAAAGAAACTTTCGTAACTAAATACATATTTAGTCAAGATCACAAAATGATTGCTAAGCAGTACCTAATTACAGGTACTATTATGGGAGTTGTTGGGGTGATGATGTCTCTTATGATGCGTATGCAAATTGCATGGCCAGAGCAACCAAATGTTATTTTTCAAGCATTACTTGGAAAATGGGCACCAGAAGGCGTAATGGATGCCGATATTTATTTGGCATTAGTGACCATTCATGGTACTATTATGGTATTCTTTGTACTAACAGCAGGGTTAAGTGGTACATTTAGTAATTTATTAATCCCGTTGCAAATTGGTGCACGAGATATGGCCTCAGGATTCTTAAACATGATTTCTTACTGGTTATTTTTTATCTCTAGTGTTATTATGGTTTTGTCTTTCTTTGTTGAAGCTGGACCAGCAGCAGCAGGATGGACAATTTATCCGCCATTAAGTGCGTTGCCAATGGCTCAAGGGGGCTCAGGTGCAGGAATGACGATGTGGTTAGCTTCTATGGCTATTTTTATTGCCTCTTCATTATTAGGATCTCTTAATTACATTGTGACCGTAATAAACTTACGTACAAAAGGGATGTCGATGACAAGATTGCCATTAACAATATGGGCCTTTTTTGTAACCGCAATTATTGGTGTTATTTCATTCCCAGTATTATTATCTGCAGCATTATTATTAATAATGGATAGAAGTTTTGGTACTTCGTTCTTCTTATCAGATATTTTTATTCAAGGGGATGTATTACATTACCAAGGGGGGTCACCAGTATTATTTGAACATTTATTTTGGTTCTTAGGACACCCAGAGGTATATATTGTATTACTACCAGCATTAGGGATTACTTCAGAAATTATAGCAACGAACTCACGTAAACCTATTTTTGGTTACCGTGCCATGATTGCTTCAATTTTAGCCATCGCCTTTTTATCAACAATCGTTTGGGGTCACCACATGTTTATCTCAGGAATGAATCCATTCTTAGGATCTGTATTTACCTTCACAACATTACTTATTGCAATACCATCTGCGGTAAAAGCGTTTAATTATATTACTACGCTTTGGAAAGGAAACCTTCAAATGAATCCAGCCATGCTGTTTTCTATAGGATTAGTTTCTACTTTTATTACTGGAGGTTTAACAGGTATTATTCTTGGTGATAGTGCCTTAGATATAAACGTACACGATACTTATTTTGTAGTGGCACACTTTCACTTAGTGATGGGGATTTCAGCCTTATATGGTATGTTTGCAGGAATTTACCATTGGTTCCCAAAAATGTTTGGTCGTATGCTGAATAAGAATTTAGGATATGTTCACTTTTGGGTAACGGCAGTTTGTGCCTATGGCGTATTCTTCCCAATGCACTTCATCGGAATGGCAGGGCTACCAAGACGTTACTATACAAATAGTAACTTCCCGTTATTTGATGATTTACAAGATGTAAACGTTGTTATTACAATTTTTGCTTTAATTGGAGGAGCGTTTCAAATTGTATTTTTATATAACTTCTTTAGTAGTATTTTCTTTGGAAAGAAAGCAGTACAAAATCCATGGCGTTCAAATACCTTAGAATGGACAACTCCTGTAGAGCATATTCATGGTAACTGGCCAGGAGAAATTCCTCATGTACACCGTTGGGCATATGACTACAGTAAACCTGGGCATGATGAAGACTTTGTGTCGCAAATCGTTCCACTTAAAGAGGGTGAAGAAGAATTACAACATTAA
- a CDS encoding gliding motility-associated C-terminal domain-containing protein — MKIKSLFRRSVITLSYIMVFLSSSYFMYAQCPTVNNPNPIICDASGFTFNDLNAFATDNGDGILWYSAATGGSAFTSTQLVQEGTYYAESNSGSCAPRPSIMVDFVVNPSGQIFDGFYCSNENPTIQTFINNDIQPFISGGLSVAIFYDPDLTILANATDALSSSPTNYYIVLVDGGGCESQVEVGFAVVFDSPTDPTPVTPQEFCSDTNPTVADLDTGTTNNFNWFASVDGLGNPIPPALNPATALSDGENYFIRAYEGTCTSSTIEVTVNIFDPANAGTPGTIEYCDDNVPTADFDLFPALVGMPDATGTWTGPSPITANPQGTTNISGFGAGIYIYTYTVPANGACPEDIATVTITISETFTSGIPSTLNPVTFCEAALPVAFDLSTLLDNEDPNGQWTQGTTSTDPVVTSPIDLSGFTPATYNFTYTQNVSPNLCPEESTTVQVVVLQDPNAGIAVNAVFCENELTTNSPYDLFNALDGSQDNNSGTWTDISSNTVASPIDITAYTVAGSPYLYTYTIDNGTCSDSEQITITIEPAPESGTINGTIEFCEGAAPVSYNLFDLLDNEDQTGTWYIGADNTGTAIANPVDLSAYTAATYDFTFDVDAIGICDDELVTVQVVINPLPNTGIPNNPAPYCENDPVLNNTAFDLFTLLGPPVDAGGTWTDDNATGALSGNSLDLSQLVIGTFNFTYGITDANGCSNSTTVTIVIDDAPESGTVNGTTEFCEGAAPVTFNLFDLLDNEDQTGTWYIGTDNTGTAIANPVDLSGYTAATYDFTFDVDAIGICDDELVTVQVTINPLPNTGTATPRLFCENDLAANSPFDLFGQLAGNDAGGTWTDDDATGALTGNSVDLTLLAIGSYNFTYNITDANMCSNSSTVVLTVEDAPSGGTVNASPEFCLSEITTGQTINLFDFLDNEDQPGIWNDDTPSGQLAGSVVTLDGLAAGTYSFTYDVDAIGTCDDPNTPTVTVIINDTPAPAGAAAQAFCDAATIADLSATGTTIQWYDEAIGGTALLATTALGDGETYYATQTDATTGCESATRLEVTVTINQTPNAGALAAMPIIACNNTTVNLNTGLDGSQDATGTWMDDDGTGAVTGNTFDTNGIVPGTYNFTYLVIAAAPCLDDSTTITVTVEAPLSAGTANGDLSFCSTDATYNLFDNITGVDIGGTWSFNSNTVSNSFDPSAENVSGTYTYFIANACGNDSVSFDVNVSQAADAGTDGTFIICIVNIDASNSALNVLSVLNGTPNTSGTFTNDDAAVGFSGTTLDLTQVTAGTYNFTYTVTAVAPCTMDATAVATVTVNDSASATVNNATPQFCASENPTVADLEASVSGTAILWYAEPTTTTPLDTTEALINGEDYYATQTDTATSCESSIRVSVTVTVGNAPTPTLIEADQELCINDAPTIAELTDNISEYNATTSNVLWYDAVTNGSVISSSTELTPDTTYYAVLIDPVTGCESSIRLAVNPDVTRCGILVVPDGFSPNGDGVNDTFYVDNLDILYPKFEMEIYNRYGNIVYKGNASTPAFDGKSNQSRSIGSGDLPVGVYYYIFNFNDGVNKPEQGRLYLNR; from the coding sequence ATGAAAATAAAATCCTTATTTAGGAGATCAGTAATCACTCTGTCCTACATTATGGTTTTCCTGAGCAGTAGTTATTTTATGTATGCTCAATGCCCTACGGTAAACAATCCTAATCCAATAATTTGTGATGCATCTGGTTTTACATTCAATGACTTGAATGCGTTTGCCACAGATAATGGTGATGGAATTCTATGGTACAGCGCAGCAACAGGCGGTAGCGCATTTACTTCAACACAACTTGTTCAAGAAGGCACTTATTATGCGGAAAGTAACTCGGGAAGTTGTGCGCCAAGACCCTCTATAATGGTTGACTTTGTTGTTAATCCATCTGGTCAAATCTTTGATGGCTTTTATTGTTCTAATGAAAATCCTACCATTCAAACATTTATCAATAATGATATACAACCTTTTATTTCAGGAGGTCTATCTGTAGCTATTTTTTATGACCCAGACTTAACGATACTTGCCAATGCTACAGATGCTTTATCTAGCTCTCCTACTAATTATTATATTGTTTTAGTAGATGGAGGAGGATGTGAGAGTCAGGTAGAAGTTGGTTTTGCAGTGGTATTCGATTCGCCAACAGATCCAACACCTGTTACACCACAAGAATTTTGTTCGGATACTAATCCAACTGTGGCAGATTTGGATACGGGAACAACAAATAATTTTAATTGGTTTGCCAGTGTTGATGGTTTAGGAAACCCAATTCCACCAGCATTGAATCCAGCGACAGCTTTAAGTGATGGCGAGAATTATTTTATACGTGCCTATGAAGGCACGTGTACTAGTAGTACAATAGAGGTCACTGTAAATATTTTTGATCCGGCAAACGCAGGAACACCCGGAACAATAGAGTATTGTGATGATAACGTTCCCACCGCGGATTTTGATTTATTCCCAGCATTGGTTGGAATGCCAGATGCAACTGGTACATGGACTGGACCATCACCAATAACCGCAAATCCGCAAGGAACTACTAATATATCTGGATTTGGTGCAGGTATTTATATATATACTTATACAGTGCCAGCCAATGGCGCTTGTCCCGAAGATATCGCTACAGTTACAATTACTATATCCGAAACATTTACTTCAGGGATACCATCTACACTAAATCCTGTAACGTTTTGTGAAGCTGCATTACCCGTGGCATTTGATCTATCAACACTATTAGATAATGAAGATCCAAACGGACAATGGACACAAGGAACTACAAGTACAGATCCAGTGGTGACTTCTCCAATTGATCTATCAGGTTTCACACCTGCTACTTATAATTTTACTTATACACAAAACGTTTCACCTAATCTGTGTCCGGAAGAGTCTACTACAGTGCAAGTAGTCGTTTTACAAGACCCTAATGCGGGAATTGCGGTTAATGCTGTTTTCTGTGAAAATGAATTAACCACGAATTCTCCATATGATTTATTTAATGCTTTAGATGGTTCACAAGACAATAATAGTGGAACTTGGACAGATATTTCAAGCAATACAGTTGCTAGCCCAATAGATATTACAGCATATACCGTTGCTGGTAGCCCATACCTATACACCTATACTATAGATAATGGAACCTGCAGTGATTCAGAACAAATAACAATCACAATAGAACCGGCACCAGAATCGGGAACGATAAATGGAACAATCGAGTTTTGTGAAGGTGCAGCGCCTGTAAGTTATAATTTATTCGATTTATTAGATAATGAAGATCAAACAGGAACCTGGTACATAGGTGCAGACAATACAGGAACTGCTATTGCTAATCCAGTTGATTTATCAGCATATACTGCAGCGACTTACGATTTTACTTTTGATGTGGATGCCATAGGAATTTGTGATGATGAACTGGTAACCGTTCAAGTCGTTATAAATCCACTACCGAATACGGGCATACCAAATAATCCTGCTCCGTATTGTGAAAACGATCCAGTACTTAATAATACAGCTTTTGATTTATTCACTTTATTAGGACCGCCTGTGGATGCAGGTGGTACCTGGACAGATGATAACGCAACAGGTGCATTAAGTGGAAATAGTTTAGACCTATCTCAATTAGTAATTGGTACTTTTAACTTTACATATGGTATAACAGATGCTAATGGATGTTCAAATAGTACCACGGTAACCATTGTTATTGATGATGCTCCGGAATCTGGAACAGTAAATGGAACGACCGAATTTTGTGAAGGTGCAGCGCCTGTAACTTTTAATTTATTCGATTTATTAGATAACGAAGATCAAACAGGAACCTGGTACATAGGTACAGACAATACAGGAACAGCAATTGCTAATCCTGTTGATTTATCAGGGTATACGGCAGCAACTTATGATTTTACTTTTGATGTAGATGCCATAGGAATTTGTGATGATGAACTAGTAACCGTTCAAGTCACTATAAATCCATTACCAAATACAGGAACTGCCACACCAAGATTATTCTGTGAAAATGATTTAGCAGCGAATTCACCTTTTGATCTATTCGGTCAATTAGCTGGAAACGATGCGGGTGGAACCTGGACAGATGATGATGCAACAGGAGCCTTAACTGGAAATAGTGTAGATTTAACACTATTGGCCATTGGGTCTTATAATTTCACTTATAACATTACAGATGCTAATATGTGTTCAAACAGTTCAACGGTAGTACTAACTGTTGAAGATGCACCTAGTGGAGGAACAGTGAATGCGTCGCCTGAATTTTGTCTGTCTGAAATCACAACAGGACAAACCATAAATTTATTCGATTTTCTTGATAATGAAGATCAACCAGGTATTTGGAATGACGATACACCTTCTGGTCAATTAGCAGGAAGTGTTGTGACGTTAGATGGTTTAGCAGCCGGAACGTATAGCTTTACTTACGATGTGGATGCAATTGGGACTTGTGATGATCCTAATACGCCAACGGTGACGGTTATAATTAATGATACACCAGCACCAGCAGGCGCTGCTGCGCAAGCATTTTGTGATGCAGCTACAATAGCAGATTTATCAGCAACAGGTACTACAATACAGTGGTATGACGAAGCTATTGGCGGAACTGCTTTACTAGCAACAACTGCTTTAGGTGATGGAGAAACCTATTATGCGACTCAAACAGATGCCACTACAGGTTGTGAGTCTGCAACGCGATTAGAAGTGACTGTAACTATTAATCAAACACCAAATGCAGGAGCACTAGCAGCCATGCCTATTATTGCATGTAATAATACCACTGTAAACTTAAATACAGGTTTAGATGGTTCTCAAGATGCAACTGGTACTTGGATGGATGACGATGGAACCGGAGCAGTAACAGGAAACACTTTTGATACAAACGGAATCGTACCAGGCACCTATAATTTCACTTATTTAGTAATAGCTGCAGCACCTTGTTTAGACGACAGTACAACCATAACGGTTACGGTTGAAGCACCACTAAGTGCCGGAACAGCTAATGGAGATTTATCGTTCTGTAGTACAGATGCCACTTATAACTTATTCGATAATATTACAGGAGTAGATATTGGCGGAACGTGGTCATTCAATTCAAACACGGTTTCAAATAGTTTTGATCCTAGTGCTGAAAATGTATCTGGAACTTATACTTACTTTATTGCAAATGCTTGTGGTAATGATTCCGTAAGTTTTGATGTTAATGTAAGTCAGGCAGCAGATGCAGGAACAGATGGTACTTTTATAATTTGTATAGTAAATATTGATGCATCAAATAGTGCATTAAATGTATTATCGGTATTAAATGGTACACCAAACACTTCAGGAACATTTACAAACGACGATGCTGCGGTAGGTTTTTCCGGAACTACCTTAGATTTAACACAAGTCACAGCGGGAACCTATAATTTTACTTATACAGTAACTGCCGTGGCGCCTTGTACAATGGATGCTACAGCGGTTGCAACAGTAACAGTTAACGATTCTGCTAGTGCAACGGTAAACAACGCAACACCTCAGTTTTGTGCTTCGGAGAATCCTACAGTTGCAGATTTAGAGGCTTCGGTATCTGGAACGGCAATTCTATGGTATGCAGAACCAACAACGACAACACCTTTAGATACTACTGAAGCTTTAATTAATGGTGAGGATTATTACGCGACACAAACAGACACAGCCACTAGTTGTGAGTCCTCAATAAGAGTATCAGTTACAGTAACAGTAGGTAATGCCCCAACGCCAACACTTATAGAGGCTGATCAAGAATTATGTATTAATGATGCACCAACAATAGCAGAGTTAACCGATAATATTTCTGAATACAATGCAACAACAAGTAATGTATTATGGTATGATGCTGTAACCAATGGTAGTGTTATTAGTAGCTCAACTGAACTTACCCCAGATACCACTTATTATGCTGTTTTAATTGATCCTGTTACAGGATGTGAAAGCAGCATACGTTTAGCCGTTAATCCAGACGTAACGCGTTGCGGAATATTAGTGGTTCCAGACGGGTTTTCACCTAATGGAGATGGAGTAAACGACACATTTTATGTAGACAACTTAGACATATTGTACCCAAAATTCGAAATGGAGATTTATAATCGCTATGGGAATATCGTGTATAAAGGAAATGCTTCTACACCAGCATTTGATGGTAAATCTAACCAATCAAGATCCATTGGAAGTGGTGACTTGCCAGTTGGTGTTTATTATTACATTTTCAACTTCAATGATGGCGTAAACAAACCCGAACAAGGGCGTTTATACTTAAACAGATAA
- a CDS encoding quinol:cytochrome C oxidoreductase, with translation MYTISNRLRLTAIVLMLVGALGVGYGFISSNKTLEEVKTMLAEGDAHGGHAQASHAEETHKMETEAHVVADDAEHSDNAHDTNTHGATEAVHHGDAHAEHVMHAMHNRPWSAFYIAAFFFFMISLGVLAFYAIQYASQAGWSPLLLRVMEGITAYVLPGGLIVLLIAALSNFIGHYNIFVWMDPEVVAHDKLIQGKTGWLNVSGFIIRGLIFIAGWSLYRYFARKFSLAQDKAEDNKNFKKTFRISAAFLVFFIYTESIMSWDWIMSVDPHWFSTLFGWYVLAGMLVCGITVIALITIYLKSKGLLPKVNDSHLHDLAKFMFGFSIFWTYLWFSQFMLIWYSNIPEEVTYFVTRIEDYKLPFFGMVVMNFIFPFLILMNSDYKRVPWFVVMAGIVILAGHYVDVFNMIMPATVGDQWYIGIPEICSMLFFIGLFIFIVFTALTKAPLEPTRNPFIKESEHFHY, from the coding sequence ATGTATACAATTTCAAACAGACTAAGATTAACTGCTATCGTTTTAATGCTTGTTGGAGCATTAGGTGTCGGCTATGGTTTTATATCCTCTAATAAAACGTTAGAAGAAGTAAAAACAATGCTTGCTGAAGGAGATGCGCATGGTGGTCATGCTCAAGCGTCTCATGCAGAAGAAACTCATAAAATGGAAACAGAAGCACATGTTGTTGCTGATGATGCTGAGCATTCTGATAATGCACATGATACTAATACACATGGAGCGACAGAAGCGGTTCATCATGGAGATGCCCATGCAGAACATGTCATGCATGCCATGCATAACAGACCTTGGTCTGCCTTTTACATCGCGGCGTTCTTTTTCTTTATGATTTCTTTAGGTGTTTTGGCATTCTATGCTATCCAATACGCTTCACAGGCAGGTTGGTCACCGTTGTTATTAAGAGTTATGGAAGGGATAACAGCTTACGTGTTGCCTGGGGGTTTAATTGTATTATTAATTGCAGCATTATCTAACTTTATTGGTCATTATAACATTTTTGTTTGGATGGATCCAGAAGTTGTAGCTCACGATAAATTAATCCAAGGTAAAACAGGTTGGTTAAATGTTTCTGGCTTCATTATTAGAGGTTTAATCTTTATCGCGGGTTGGAGTTTATACAGATACTTTGCAAGAAAGTTTTCTCTAGCTCAAGATAAAGCAGAGGACAACAAAAACTTTAAAAAAACCTTTCGTATTTCTGCAGCATTCTTGGTGTTCTTTATATATACTGAGTCTATAATGTCATGGGATTGGATTATGAGTGTAGATCCACACTGGTTCTCAACGTTATTCGGTTGGTACGTTTTAGCAGGGATGTTGGTTTGTGGAATAACAGTAATTGCACTAATCACAATATATTTAAAAAGTAAAGGATTACTACCTAAGGTGAATGATAGTCATTTACATGATTTAGCAAAATTCATGTTTGGCTTTAGTATTTTCTGGACCTATTTATGGTTCTCTCAATTCATGTTAATTTGGTATTCAAACATTCCAGAAGAAGTAACCTATTTCGTAACACGTATTGAAGATTATAAATTACCATTCTTCGGAATGGTTGTAATGAACTTTATCTTTCCATTTTTAATTTTAATGAATAGCGATTATAAGCGTGTACCTTGGTTCGTTGTAATGGCAGGTATCGTAATTTTAGCTGGTCACTATGTGGATGTGTTTAATATGATTATGCCAGCGACGGTTGGTGACCAATGGTATATAGGGATACCAGAAATTTGTTCAATGTTATTCTTTATCGGATTATTTATTTTTATTGTCTTTACAGCACTTACTAAAGCGCCATTAGAGCCAACACGTAATCCTTTTATAAAAGAAAGTGAACATTTTCATTATTAG